The Acetobacter oryzifermentans genomic interval GAGAGCCCATAGCCCCATAAATACTCACATGCTCATACCGTTTGCGGCCTGTTTGCTGCATGGCGTCCAAGGACGGAAACACAACGGTAGAGCCACGTTCCAGCGGCAGGTTTACATAAGTTCCTGCCTCTGCCGCTTGTGGGCGGGCAACATGGCTGAGGGAGGATGCCAATTTCAGCCAACCGGCGGAAACCCTGTTTTCGTCTGTCATGCTGTGTGTTCCACTGTTACGGGCGCATTGGGGAAGCTGCCCCATTCTGCCCAAGATCCATCATACAAGGCGCCCATATTAAGCCCGGCGATAGCCAGACCTGCCGTGAGCACTGCTGCTGTCATACCAGAGCCACAGGTGGTTATGGGGGCATCAGATTCCGTAATACCTGCTTGCGCAAATAGAGAGAGCAACTGTTCTGGGGGTAAAAACTGCCCTTTTGTATTCAGCAGGTTTTTATACGGCAGGCTGCGTGCGCCTGGCATGTGGCCAGAGGCAACATTGGGCCGTGGTTCTGGGGTTTCACCATAAAAACGGGCAGCGCTGCGGGCATCCAGAATAGGGCGTGTATTGTGTTTTACAACATCCAGCACGTCTCCTAACCCTACAATACGCGTATAGCATGTGCGTGGCTGATAGGGCGCAGGCAACGCTGCGCTAGGGGCTGCTGCTTCTGTTGGGTGCCCACCACGTACCCATGCTGGCAACCCACCATCAAGAATAAAGCTGCGTTCATGCCCAAACAGGCGTGTGAGCCACCACCCGCGGCAAGCCGATGCAACATTGCCCTGATCATAAAAAACCACTGTATCTTGCGCGGTTACGCCCAGCCTGCCGAACAGGTGGCTAAACCGCGCAGCAGAAGGGGCTGTATGCGGCAATGCGCTTTCTGGGTCAGAAAACAGTTCGATATCAAAATACCGGCTGCCGGGAATATGCGCTGAAGCAAAGCTTTGCTGCGGGTTAATGGTTTCTCCGGGCAACAGAGCGGTGGCATCCAGCAGATGCACACCGGGCGTACCAAGCATTTCAGCCAGTTTTTGTGTGGAAATAAGAGGTGACATATCGGCTGCCTGACCCATTGTGGTTTTGAATATTCTACGGTCAAGATCACACAGCCCTGTCTGGCTGGCAAACAAAACATCATGGTGCGTTATGTTGGCTGTGCATAAAGAAGTTTTGTTTTCACACCAGACAAAAACCGGATTTCATGATTTAATGGCGGAATGGCAACTGGTCAGCCCGCTTCTACCGAACGCATCATGCGGCTGCTGCTTTTGGGCGGCATTACGTATGGGTGTGTGCTGGTGCTTGCACCCTTTTCTTCCGCCCTGTTATGGGCGGGCGTGCTGGCCTATACAACGTGGCCATTGTTCCAGCATTTGCGGCGGCGCATGGGGCCAAATGCGGCCAGCCTGACTATGACAGTGCTGTGCGCTGTAGGCGTAGTGTTGCCGTTGGCATTTTTGGCATCTGCCTGCGTATCATCCGGCCCGCGCTGGGCGCGGCAGGTTATGGCGTTTGTTGGCACTATTCATGAACTGCCCCCCCTCCCCCATTGGATAACATCACTGCCCGCATTTGGGCCTGATATCAGCCATCATTGGGAACGCTGGAGCCGCAACATCAGCTCTGTGGGGGATGAGCTGCGCCCCTATGCGGGTGAGATTATTCAATCTCTCCTTGAAGTGTTGATGCGCATGGCCAATGGAGCCCTGCATCTGGTTATGGCGCTGTTTATTGCCTTCTTTTTCTGGCTGAGCGGCCCCATGTTATGGGATACGGTGCAAGCCGTTATGGTGCGTATTGCAGGGCATCAAGCTGGGCGGCATCTGCATATAGTGGGCAGCACAGTACGCGGAACAGTGTATGGCATTTTAGGCACCGCGATCATACAGGGTATTCTCACAGGTTTGGGCCTGTGGCTGCTAGGAGTTGGAGAAGCCGTTATTTTGGGTGTGCTGGCGGCATTTCTGGCGGTTTTTCCCATAGGTGCTCCTTTGGTGTGGATACCTGCCGCGCTATGGCTGTTTGGTATGCACCACCCAGGAAAAGGCATTTTACTGCTGCTTTATGGTGTTTTGATTATATCAGGGGCAGATCACCTTATTCGCCCGCTGTTTATTGCACGCGGCAGTAAGCTTCCTTATTTGCTGACAGTGCTGGGCGTTATTGGCGGCCTACTGGCCTTTGGTGGTGTAGGCATTTTTCTGGGGCCAATTCTGCTGGCCATAGGCTTTACACTCACAACAGAATTTGCAGCGGATGAAGCCGCGCAACCTCTTGCGCAGGATGAAAAAAGGACTCTGACATCATGAGGCGTCCACTCTCTCGGCTGGTTGAGTTTGCGCGTCGCAAGTCAGCCCATTCCTTTGTGTCCTGTGATATGGAGGGCGTGCGGATTATCAGTTGGAATCTGTTGCGGCGTACCGGGGCAACAGTGCATGACATTGCCGCCCTTATTGAGGCCGAAAAGCCCGATGTGCTGCTTATGCAAGAGGCCACAATAGAAATAGATGTGCTGCCAGATGTTATTGGTGGCCACTATGCGCGTAATCCGCAACCGGGGCGTATTCATGGTGTGGCGTGCTGGAGCCGTATTCCGTTTGCGCGTGCGCCCAGAGCTTGCACCATTCCTTCTGGCCCACTGTTTAAGCGCCATGCCCAGATTATTGAGTATGAAAATTTTTCTTTGGCCAACGTACATTTGTCTCATGGGCAGATGTTGAACCGTAAGCAGTTGCGGCGCTTGGCCACACTGCTTTCTCCCCCATGTGCCATTCTGGGGGACTTCAACCTGTTAGGCCCAACATTGGTGCCGGGCTTTAAGGATGTAGGCCCAAAGGCTCCTACGCATCGGATGGTAGATCTTCTGCCTATCAGAATTGACCGGTGTTTGGTGGAAGGCATGCAGTGTTTAAGTGCGCGTGTTCTGCCGGTTTTTGCCTCGGATCATCGGCCTATTGCGGTTACTTTGCGGCCTTTGATCGGGTTGTAACTTTTACAGATAAGGCATGAACAATCTGGCAAACGCATCGCGGATCTGGATGATTTTGTTGCGGTTATCCAGATCATAATGTGTAAGCCGTTTGTTGCGGTGCTTGGTAATGAAGTCATCCAGCATTTCAGCCAATATGGTATCGTATATTTCCATATTGATTTCAAAATTCAGCCTCAGGCTGCGAATATCAAGGTTGGAACTGCCTACAAAAGACCATGCTCTATCCACCACCATCAGTTTGGAGTGATTGAAAGGCGGATTTGCCAGCCATACCCGCACCCCTGCGTTCAGCAAAGGTGCAATATTGGCTGCACAGGCCCAGTCCAGCGGGAGATGATTGCTCTGGCGGGGTATAACCAAATCAACCTGCACGCCCCGTAGGGCCGCTAGGCCCAGTTCGGACATCAGGCGTTGGCCCGGTAGAAAATAAGGGGTCATCAATCTTACGTTTTTGCGGGCCAGCGTAATGGCTTGCAACATGGTGTATTCTATTTTTTCCAGATCCGTATCTGGCCCGGCCGTTACAATACGCGCCAGTGATTCGCCCGTACTTTTATGCTCCTGAAAATATAGGTCGCCATGTAGGCGCTCCTGCGTGGTAAAATACCAATCCCATGCGGCAGCTTCGGCCAACTGGCGCACAACCGGGCCTTCTACTTTAAAATGCGTGTCTGATACTGGGTGCTTGGGTTTGCGGGAGACCATGTTTTCATCGGCAATATTTAGGCCGCCCAGAAAGCCAATACGCCCATCTACCACCAGAATTTTGCGGTGATCTCGCAAATTGATAAAAGGCATCCGCCACGGCAGCAGAGAATGCATAAAGCGTGCGCACGGTACCCCTGCCCGGCGTAACCGATGATAAAGCGGTGAAAGAAAATAGCCGCTGCCGATGCCATCAACCAGCACACGCACCTGTACGCCGCGTTTATGGGCTGCAACCAGTTTATCTGCAAACAGGCCGCCCACTTTGTCATCTCTGAAAATATAGGAACACAGCAGTATGCTCTTGCTGGCGTGTTCTATGGCATCCAGCATATGCGGGTATGCGCCATCTCCATCATGTAGCGGAATAATGGAGTTGCCCCCTACCAAAGCGCGACTGCTGAGCTTGCCCACCATAAGCGCCAATGGGGCAAACTGCCCTTCCAGCTCTCTGTTCCAAGATGAAGGTTGCTCTGTTTCCAACCGCCGGGGGGAGCGATCTCCTACCAGTTTTTTGGCCAAGCGGGTAACGCGGTTGATGCCGAACATTAGATAAAGTGTTGTGCCCAACAGCGGCATAAAAACACATGCACCTATCCACCCAATAGCGGATGCCGTGTTGCGTTTTGTAAGTAGAATGTGCAACCCGACAGAAACAACCAGCACAAACCTGATAACTGTAAGCGCAAGCGTAAAGGGTGAAATGGACAAGTCTGACAACATGATAGGTAAAATGCTCACACAAAATGGGCTGGGCTATAAGATACCGAACAAAGTAGCTGCAAAACAGGAACCAGCATTTTTACAGAAACAAAGAAGCGGCAGTGTTGCTTACATGCAAGGCGTAGCTGCTGAACAGCAAGCCTGCGACTGGCTAGAGCAGGACGGATGGACTGTGCTTTTGCGCAGAGTCCGCACCCACCGCGGCGAAATTGATATTGTGACCAGTAAAGCAGCAGTTCTGTGTTTTGTGGAAGTAAAAAAACGGCGTTCTATAGAAGACGCGTTGGTAAGTTTACAACCAGCGCAACAGCGGCGTTTGTTTCGCGCTGCGGAATGTCTGCTGCAAAAACATCCGTATTGGCAATACGAAGAAATGCGTTTTGATCTTTTTGTATTTGATGATGCAGGCAGAATGGAACGGTTGGAAGATATTATCCGCCAAATGTAAAAAGGCGCTCCTGCAATAGGAACGCCTTTAAAACGTAAGTGGGTGTAAAAGAGAAAAGATTAGGTGCGGTGGCGGCGCTTTACACTATGTGCAGAAACGGCATGCGCAGGATGGTAGCTTACAAGGCGCACCATGCTATGGGCTTTACCATGCTGCGCAGCGGCCAGAACAACACGGTGTGAAGACTTGGCTGCAGCAACGTGCCGCACATGATGCATAACTGGCGGCGGCGCTGCTGTAAGCGCCGCAAAAGTCAGCTTACTGGCTTCCAGATCAGAAATAATGCGTTCTGCCCGAGCAGAGGAAGATGTGGTGACTAACCCTACGCCAAGTGCTGTAAGAGCAAGAGCGCCACGTACAACCGCAACTCGTTTCATTAATCTGATCCCAACCTGTTTCTCTTTTCTTCAGGAACTATACAGCCCCTTCCCCACTTGACAACCTAAAAATCAGGCTGGGGCGTTACAAGGAATGTTTTTTTCCTTGAACAGGTTTTGGAGTTCGCCGGACTGATACATTTCGGTAACAATATCACACCCGCCAATGAATTCCCCTTTTACGTAAAGCTGCGGAATTGTCGGCCAGTTTGAGAAATCTTTAATACCCTGACGGATGCCCGGATCAGCCAGAACATTTTCGGTTTTGAAGGGAACGCCAAGGTGCTGGAGAATCTGCACTACGCGCGCAGAAAAACCACACTGAGGGAAATCAGCATCCCCTTTCATGAACAGCATGACGGGGTTGGCTTCAATATCCTGCTTGATGCGCTGCTGTGCTGTGTCTGTCATGGTCTGATATCCTTAAAAGCTAAGTGATTAGGGAGCAGAAGTTGTAAGCGCCAGCGCATGCAGCTTGCCGCCCATGTGGCCCTGCAGGGCCTGATAGACAAGCTGATGCTGCCGCACGCGTGAAAGACCCCGGAAGGCTTCGCTCACCACGGAACAGGCATAATGGTCACCATCCCCTGCCAGATCATCAATCTTGATCTGGGCATCCGGAAAAGCCTGCCGGATATAGGTTTCGAGTTCTGTGGCGGACATTGCCATCGGTCTGCTTCCTTCCCGCTTGTTTTGTTAGTTGCCCATCAGCGTCGGGAAAAACGCTTCATGGGCTGTTTTTAGGCGTGCTGCGGATATGGTGACGCCGCTTGGCAGAATCAAATCATTTCCGCCTGAGCGTGCAATAATACGTGCAGGCACCCCGGCAGCCTTGGCGCGTTCACACAGGGCTTTGCCATCTGCCACACATGCCAGATAACGGGCCTGATCTTCCCCAAACCAGAAAGCTTCTGGCCGGATGCCGGAATCTGGGCTTTCCAGTTCACACCCAATGCCGCTTGCCATTACCATTTCTGCGGCGGCAACCATAATGCCACCATCAGCAATATCATGGCATGCGGTAATGGTGCCATCCAGAATGGCGCTGCGCACAAAGTCACCATTGCGTTTTTCAGCAGCCAGATCGACCGGCGGCGGCGCGCCAGCTTCCTGCCCAAGGATTTCACGCAGCCAGATGGTCTGGCCGAGTTCACCTTTGGTTTCACCAATTAGCACCACATCAGATTCTGGTTGCATACCAAGGCCAACAGCCTTGTTCACATCATCCAGAACGCCCAACGCACCAATGGCGGGTGTGGGCAGAATGGCGGTGGTGGAGCCATCTGGGTTACGTGTTTCGTTATAAAGAGACACGTTACCGCTGACGACCGGGAAGTCCAGCGCTGAGCAGGCTTCCCCCATACCTTCAACCGCAGCCACAAACTGGCCCATGATTTCGGGTTTTTCAGGGTTGGCAAAGTTTAGGTTATCCGTTACGGCCAAGGGGCGTGCGCCGGTGGCTGTAAGGTTACGCCATGCTTCTGCAACAGCCTGTGCACCACCTGTTTTAGGGTCTGCCTGACAGTAGCGGGGCGTGCAATCGGTGGTAATGGCCAGACCAATGTCTGTCTCTTCCACCTTTACAATAGCTGCATCAGCAGCGCCCGGACGGCGGACTGTCTGCCCCCCTACGGTGCTGTCATACTGGTTCCATACCCATGCGCGGGAGGCCAGATCTGGCGAACCCACCAGCTTGAGCAGCGTGGCATCCAAGGAAAGAGGTGCATGCACGCCTTCCAGCGGAGCTGGTGCCTTGGGCGGTGTTGCTGGGCGATCGTAAATGGGGGCCTGTTCTGCCAATGGGTCTAGCGGAATATCAGCTTCCAGCTCCCCTTTGTGTTTAACGACGATGTGGCCGGTGTCTGTCAGATGCCCGATAATGGCAAAATCCAGTTCCCATTTTTCAAAGATCTTGCGGGCCACGTCTGTCCGATCAGGGCGCAGCACCATCAGCATGCGTTCCTGGCTTTCAGACAGCATCATTTCATAAGCCGTCATGTTCGGCTCACGCTGCGGTACGGCATCCAGATCAAGCTCGATACCCACGCCGCCCTTGCCTGCCATTTCTACGGAAGAAGATGTCAGACCAGCAGCGCCCATGTCCTGAATAGCCACAATGGCATCTGTTGCCATCAGTTCCAGACAGGCTTCAATCAGCAGCTTTTCAATGAAGGGGTCACCCACCTGCACTGTGGGGCGTTTGGAAAGTGCATCTTCATCAAACTCAGCGGAAGACATGGTGGCGCCATGAATACCATCACGCCCTGTGCGGGAGCCCACGTACACAACCGGGTTGCCAACACCAGCCGCAGCCGAAAGGAAGATGCGGTCCTTACGGGCCAAGCCAACCGTCATGGCGTTTACCAGCGGGTTGCCATCATAGGCCGGATGGAAGTTAATTTCCCCGCCTACCGTGGGTACGCCAACACAGTTGCCATAGCCGCCAATACCACGCACCACACCATCAATAACGCGGCGGGTAACGGGGTTTTCCGGGCTGCCAAAACGCAGGGCGTTCAGGTTGGCAATGGGGCGTGCACCCATGGTGAACACATCGCGCAGAATACCACCAACACCTGTAGCCGCACCCTGATAGGGCTCGATAAAGGATGGGTGGTTATGGCTTTCCATCTTAAAGATGGCGGCATAGCCTTGCCCAATATCTACCACACCAGCATTTTCACCGGGGCCATGAATAACCCACGGCGCCTTGGTTGGTAGCGTGCGCAGCCACTTGCGGGAGGATTTGTAGGAGCAGTGTTCTGACCACATCACGGAGAACACGCCCAGCTCTGTCAGGCTGGGGGTGCGGCCCATAATGGACAGCACACGACCGTATTCCTCGGATGTCAGCCCGAATTCACGGGCAAGAGATTCATCAACGGTTACAGGCTTATTCACCGGACTACAGCCTCCACCAGACCTTGGAATAGCGGCAGACCATCTTCCCCGCCCATCAGAGGATCAACCAGATCTTCTGGATGAGGCATCATGCCGCAAATGCGTTTGTTTTCGCTAAGAATGCCCGCAATGCTGTTAACGCTGCCATTGGGGTTACTGTCGGCATCATCAGCCTGCACGTTGCCTTTGGCATCGGCGTAGCGAAAAGCCACAAGGCCTTCGCCTTCAAGCCGTTCCAGCGTGGCGATATCTGCCGTGTAATTGCCATCACCATGTGCCAGCGGAGTGCGGAAGACATCGCCCTTTTTCCACTTATGGGTGAAAGGCGTATTTTCGGCCCCAACCTTCAGGTAGCAATCCTGAGACAGAAAGCGCAAATTGGCGTTGCGCAACAGCGCACCGGGCAGCAGCCCTGTTTCTGTTAAAATCTGGAAGCCGTTGCAAACGCCCAAAATATGGCCACCCTTCTGGGCGTGGGCTTTGATAGCCCCCATGATGGGAGAATGCGCGGCCATAGCGCCACAGCGCAGATAATCGCCATAGCTAAAACCACCTGGCAACACGACCAGATCGGTATCTCCCAGATCTGTTTCATGGTGCCAGATCATGCGCGGGGCCTGCCCTGTAACACGCTTAAGGGCAATGGCCATATCGCGCTCCCGGTTCGTACCGGGGAATACGATAATTGCTGCTTTCATTTTTTCACACTGCACGGATAAGAGGCATGCAGGGCGGCAAAAACACTTTCACCAACCGGCTTGTCCAGCGTTTCGGAATGCGCTTTCAGCCAAGCAAGAACCTTGGAGCGCATTACGGGTATGGTTTCTGTAGTAGGCACACAAAAACCAGCAGGCGCGGATGGATCACCCTCGTTCCGATCATTGATTTTGGAAAGAGAGACACCATCCGTCAGGCCGCCAATATAGGCATCGCAAATGCCAGCGCTGGTGGGGCGTGTGCACAGGCGGGCAAAGTTACCTGCCTTCATGGGGGCAATGCGCTGGGCATGGGCAAAGCCCGGTGCCGCACATGCCAAGGCCAGTGCTACAAGGAGGGTGCGCTTCATTCCACCACCTCTACAGCGTAATCTTCAATCACCAGATTGGCCAGCAGGTCACGCGCCATGGCATCGGCTTTTTTCTGGGCTTCTTCGGCTTTAGCGCCGGGCAGATCCAGTTCAATCACCTTGCCCACGCGCACATCCTGCACGCCTTCAAAGCCAAGTGTTTGCAATGCGTGGCTGATGGCCTTGCCCTGCGGATCCAGAACACCGTCCTTTAGCATGACGGTTACACGTACCTTCATTTTCAAGCTCCCGTTGCCACCAGCGTGGTTACTGAACCGTTTCCGGCCCTTTCATATCTCCGCCTGCCCCGTTTTCTGGCAGGATACCCATGCGGCGCGCCACTTCCTGATAGGCTTCTTTTACGTTGCCCATATCGCGGCGGAACCGGTCTTTATCCAGTTTTTCGTTTGTGTGCATATCCCACAGGCGGCAGTTATCGGGCGAGATTTCATCCGCCAGCACAATCTGCATATCTTCGCCTTCCCAGATACGGCCAAACTCCAGTTTAAAGTCTACCAACTGGATGCCAATGCCGCTGAACAGGCCGCACAGAAAGTCATTTACCCGCATGGCCATGCCGGTAATTTCTTCCATATCGTGCGGGCAGGCCCAGCCGAAGGCGATGATGTGGTCTTCTGAAACCAGAGGATCACCCAGCGCATCATTCTTGTAATAGAATTCCACAATCGGGCGTGGCAGGCGCTCACCTTCGGGAATATCAAAGCGCTTGGAAATGCTGCCAGCGGCAATATTGCGCACAACCACTTCCAGCGGAATGATTTCCACTTCCTTCACCAACTGCTCACGCATGTTGATGCGGCGGATAAAGTGCGTGGGAATGCCAATTTCCTGCAACCGCAGCATCAGAAATTCACTGATACGGTTGTTCAGAACGCCTTTCCCGGTAATTACGCCGCTTTTTGCGCCGTTCCCTGCTGTGGCATCATCCTTGAAATATTGCACAAGGGTGCCAGGTTCGGGGCCTTCAAAAAGGATTTTGGCTTTACCTTCATAAAGCTGACGCCGACGGGCCATGATGATCCTTACCTGTCGAAAAAGGGTAAGCCAGTTCGGGCAGAACTGGCTATTATTCAAGGGGCCAGCCAGTACGGCCCCTTATATGCTAAATATGGTTCATAGCAGGCTTCCGGGTAGGAAGATATATCCTGCTATGACAAGGGAGCCTGCTTACTGGCGGGGCCCTGTTTCACCAAAGATTTTTTCGTACTGGGTATCCAGCGCCTTCAGGTGCTGGCGGCTATCCATTGCCGCGTCCAGAACGTCTGGAGAGATACGGCCAGAAATTTCCGGATCTGCATCCAGATTTTCACGGAAAGTTTTGCATTCTGGCGTGCCCAGTTTGGTCCATGTTTCCATGGCATTACGCTGCACGATCCGGTAGGCATCTTCCCGCGAGAGGCCAGCTTTGGCCAGAGCCAGAAGCACTTCGCCGGAATGTACCACACCGCCAAGGCTTTCAATGTTAGCGGCCATGCGGTCTGGATACACCAGCATTTTGGAGATCATGCCGGACAGGCGCACAAGGGCAAAATCCAGCCCGATTGTGGCATCTGGGCAGATGTTTCGTTCTACAGAAGAATGGCTGATATCGCGTTCATGCCACAGTGCTACGTCTTCCAGTGCCGGAATAACGGCGGCCCGTACCAGACGAGCCAGCCCCGTAAGGTTTTCGGTCAGCACCGGGTTGCGCTTGTGCGGCATAGCGGAAGAGCCTTTCTGGCCCTTATGGAAGAATTCTTCTGCTTCACGCACTTCAGAACGCTGGAGGTGGCGTACTTCAATTGCCAGACGTTCAATACCGCTGGCAATAACAGCCAGAGCACAGAAATAAGCAGCATGCCGATCACGCGGGATAACCTGCGTAGAAACGGTTTCCGGTTTCAGGCCCAAGCGTTCTGCCACGTAGGATTCAACGCGTGGGTCTAGATGTGCATAGGTGCCAACAGCGCCAGAAATAGCACAGGTGGCAATTTCAGCGCGTGCGGTTTCAAGCCGTTCTTTGTTACGGGCAAATTCTGCGTAATGGCCAGCCAGCTTTAGCCCGAAAGATGTGGGTTCGGCATGAATGCCGTGGCTGCGGCCAATGGTGAGAGTGTGTTTGTGTTCGAAAGCGCGTGTTTTCAACGCATCCAAAACACCATCCAGATCTTTCAGCAGCAGGTCTGTTGCCTGCACAAGCTGCACGGCAAGGCAAGTATCCAGCACATCGGATGATGTCATGCCCAAGTGCACAAAGCGGCTTTCAGGGCCAACCTTTTCTGCCAGCCATGTCAGAAAGGCAATAACATCATGCCGGGTTTCGGCTTCAATTTCATCAATGCGGGCCAGATCGGCATCAGAAAAAGCGGCCATTGCGGCATCGCCCTTTTCGCGCACCACCTTGGCGGCTTCCTTGGGCACGGTGCCATATTCAGCCATGGCTTCACACGCCAGCGCTTCAATTTCAAACCAGATGCGATAGCGGTTTGTGGGAGACCAGATGGCGGCCATGACGGGGCGAGTATAACGCGGCACCATAACGCAGAATTCCTTAACCAAAAAAATAAAGCCAACAGGTGGCGTCTCTCTAGCGGATTTCGTGCCTTTCGTCTGCCCGCAAAGCGGAAAACTTTGACTTTTTGTGTTCCTTCCCGAAACTGCCGCCTTTTCGGGCGCATTTTGCCCCTTGTTTTTCGAATCGGAGCTTACGTGAACGGCTTTCTAGATTCCTTCAGCCTGACAGCATTTGTCGCCTTTTTGCAGGTTGTGCTGATTGATGTGACACTGGCGGGAGATAACGCCGTTGTTATTGGTATGGCGGTGCGGTCTCTTTCTGGCGCACAGCGGCAGAAAGCTATTCTTGCCGGTGTGGGGCTGGCGGCCATTATCCGTATTTTGCTGGCTCTGGTGGCTGTGCGGCTGTTGGAGATTGTGGGCCTTACGCTAGCCGGTGGTTTTTTGCTGCTTTGGGTATGCTGGCGCATGTACCGCGAAATGCGGGAAAACCACGCAAATGACGATACAGGCCCCGCACCCCCAGGAAGTTTGGGGAAGGCTATTTTCCGTATCCTGATAGCAGATTTATCCATGAGCTTGGATAACGTGCTGGCTGTTGCCGGTGCTGCGCGAGAGCATCCGGCTATTTTGATAGCAGGCTTGGCTCTTTCCGTACTGCTTATGGGGTTGGCGGCTTCTGTTATTGCGCGCTTGCTGGATAAATATAAGTGGATTTCCTGGGTTGGCCTGCTGATTGTTCTGGCTGTTGCCATAGAACTGATAGTTAAAGGTGGTGGCGAAGTTTGGGGACATTTGCCCCACTGATTTTTGGGCAGTGCGGAAAGCACTTGCCAACGTGCGGGAAACGCGCTGATTCTGCGGTATGAGACGTTTTGCGATTTCTTACCGATACCGCCTTGTGGCGGCTGTTTCTCTGGCGTGTGTG includes:
- a CDS encoding endonuclease/exonuclease/phosphatase family protein translates to MRRPLSRLVEFARRKSAHSFVSCDMEGVRIISWNLLRRTGATVHDIAALIEAEKPDVLLMQEATIEIDVLPDVIGGHYARNPQPGRIHGVACWSRIPFARAPRACTIPSGPLFKRHAQIIEYENFSLANVHLSHGQMLNRKQLRRLATLLSPPCAILGDFNLLGPTLVPGFKDVGPKAPTHRMVDLLPIRIDRCLVEGMQCLSARVLPVFASDHRPIAVTLRPLIGL
- the cls gene encoding cardiolipin synthase, which translates into the protein MLSDLSISPFTLALTVIRFVLVVSVGLHILLTKRNTASAIGWIGACVFMPLLGTTLYLMFGINRVTRLAKKLVGDRSPRRLETEQPSSWNRELEGQFAPLALMVGKLSSRALVGGNSIIPLHDGDGAYPHMLDAIEHASKSILLCSYIFRDDKVGGLFADKLVAAHKRGVQVRVLVDGIGSGYFLSPLYHRLRRAGVPCARFMHSLLPWRMPFINLRDHRKILVVDGRIGFLGGLNIADENMVSRKPKHPVSDTHFKVEGPVVRQLAEAAAWDWYFTTQERLHGDLYFQEHKSTGESLARIVTAGPDTDLEKIEYTMLQAITLARKNVRLMTPYFLPGQRLMSELGLAALRGVQVDLVIPRQSNHLPLDWACAANIAPLLNAGVRVWLANPPFNHSKLMVVDRAWSFVGSSNLDIRSLRLNFEINMEIYDTILAEMLDDFITKHRNKRLTHYDLDNRNKIIQIRDAFARLFMPYL
- a CDS encoding YraN family protein: MIGKMLTQNGLGYKIPNKVAAKQEPAFLQKQRSGSVAYMQGVAAEQQACDWLEQDGWTVLLRRVRTHRGEIDIVTSKAAVLCFVEVKKRRSIEDALVSLQPAQQRRLFRAAECLLQKHPYWQYEEMRFDLFVFDDAGRMERLEDIIRQM
- a CDS encoding AI-2E family transporter, with product MATGQPASTERIMRLLLLGGITYGCVLVLAPFSSALLWAGVLAYTTWPLFQHLRRRMGPNAASLTMTVLCAVGVVLPLAFLASACVSSGPRWARQVMAFVGTIHELPPLPHWITSLPAFGPDISHHWERWSRNISSVGDELRPYAGEIIQSLLEVLMRMANGALHLVMALFIAFFFWLSGPMLWDTVQAVMVRIAGHQAGRHLHIVGSTVRGTVYGILGTAIIQGILTGLGLWLLGVGEAVILGVLAAFLAVFPIGAPLVWIPAALWLFGMHHPGKGILLLLYGVLIISGADHLIRPLFIARGSKLPYLLTVLGVIGGLLAFGGVGIFLGPILLAIGFTLTTEFAADEAAQPLAQDEKRTLTS
- a CDS encoding sulfurtransferase translates to MTHHDVLFASQTGLCDLDRRIFKTTMGQAADMSPLISTQKLAEMLGTPGVHLLDATALLPGETINPQQSFASAHIPGSRYFDIELFSDPESALPHTAPSAARFSHLFGRLGVTAQDTVVFYDQGNVASACRGWWLTRLFGHERSFILDGGLPAWVRGGHPTEAAAPSAALPAPYQPRTCYTRIVGLGDVLDVVKHNTRPILDARSAARFYGETPEPRPNVASGHMPGARSLPYKNLLNTKGQFLPPEQLLSLFAQAGITESDAPITTCGSGMTAAVLTAGLAIAGLNMGALYDGSWAEWGSFPNAPVTVEHTA
- a CDS encoding BolA/IbaG family iron-sulfur metabolism protein encodes the protein MAMSATELETYIRQAFPDAQIKIDDLAGDGDHYACSVVSEAFRGLSRVRQHQLVYQALQGHMGGKLHALALTTSAP
- the grxD gene encoding Grx4 family monothiol glutaredoxin, whose product is MTDTAQQRIKQDIEANPVMLFMKGDADFPQCGFSARVVQILQHLGVPFKTENVLADPGIRQGIKDFSNWPTIPQLYVKGEFIGGCDIVTEMYQSGELQNLFKEKNIPCNAPA
- the purL gene encoding phosphoribosylformylglycinamidine synthase subunit PurL, with the translated sequence MNKPVTVDESLAREFGLTSEEYGRVLSIMGRTPSLTELGVFSVMWSEHCSYKSSRKWLRTLPTKAPWVIHGPGENAGVVDIGQGYAAIFKMESHNHPSFIEPYQGAATGVGGILRDVFTMGARPIANLNALRFGSPENPVTRRVIDGVVRGIGGYGNCVGVPTVGGEINFHPAYDGNPLVNAMTVGLARKDRIFLSAAAGVGNPVVYVGSRTGRDGIHGATMSSAEFDEDALSKRPTVQVGDPFIEKLLIEACLELMATDAIVAIQDMGAAGLTSSSVEMAGKGGVGIELDLDAVPQREPNMTAYEMMLSESQERMLMVLRPDRTDVARKIFEKWELDFAIIGHLTDTGHIVVKHKGELEADIPLDPLAEQAPIYDRPATPPKAPAPLEGVHAPLSLDATLLKLVGSPDLASRAWVWNQYDSTVGGQTVRRPGAADAAIVKVEETDIGLAITTDCTPRYCQADPKTGGAQAVAEAWRNLTATGARPLAVTDNLNFANPEKPEIMGQFVAAVEGMGEACSALDFPVVSGNVSLYNETRNPDGSTTAILPTPAIGALGVLDDVNKAVGLGMQPESDVVLIGETKGELGQTIWLREILGQEAGAPPPVDLAAEKRNGDFVRSAILDGTITACHDIADGGIMVAAAEMVMASGIGCELESPDSGIRPEAFWFGEDQARYLACVADGKALCERAKAAGVPARIIARSGGNDLILPSGVTISAARLKTAHEAFFPTLMGN
- the purQ gene encoding phosphoribosylformylglycinamidine synthase subunit PurQ is translated as MKAAIIVFPGTNRERDMAIALKRVTGQAPRMIWHHETDLGDTDLVVLPGGFSYGDYLRCGAMAAHSPIMGAIKAHAQKGGHILGVCNGFQILTETGLLPGALLRNANLRFLSQDCYLKVGAENTPFTHKWKKGDVFRTPLAHGDGNYTADIATLERLEGEGLVAFRYADAKGNVQADDADSNPNGSVNSIAGILSENKRICGMMPHPEDLVDPLMGGEDGLPLFQGLVEAVVR